The sequence TGGCTACTGATTTTAGGTCTCGCAAAGCTTGCCACTAAAATCAGAGCCGAAATTACTCGCTCATGGAATTTTAAAATTTGCTAGAGCTTCATATATACAAAATTACCTACTCAAATTTGACTTCACTAACCGCTTAGCTTAAATTTTTAGAGCCAAAACAAATCCGTTCAGTATCATTTTATTTTGCTTTTTATAAAATCACCAAAGCACTAGCAAAATGGGAGGCAAAATGCTTGATGATATCATCCTTGCTGTCTTAGTATATTTCGCAACATTCTTATTTATGTTTTTTATACTCGCCTTTTTTGCATTTTGGTATATAAGCGTGCCGCTACTTGTCATCTATATCGTTATAAAATTTATAAGGCATGCAAAAGAGTGCGAGAGGATATGCGGCAAG is a genomic window of Campylobacter concisus containing:
- a CDS encoding transformation system protein yields the protein MLDDIILAVLVYFATFLFMFFILAFFAFWYISVPLLVIYIVIKFIRHAKECERICGKLE